In Hevea brasiliensis isolate MT/VB/25A 57/8 chromosome 13, ASM3005281v1, whole genome shotgun sequence, a single genomic region encodes these proteins:
- the LOC110655526 gene encoding uncharacterized protein LOC110655526 produces MCWFVFCDEKEKELGRQQASGSCPYCGGKVQAVDVETKWSFCFLPICYKIKRKYFCSLCARRLELYQ; encoded by the coding sequence ATGTGTTGGTTTGTGTTTTGTGATGAAAAGGAGAAAGAATTAGGTAGGCAGCAAGCATCTGGATCATGTCCCTACTGTGGAGGAAAAGTTCAAGCCGTGGATGTTGAAACAAAATGGAGTTTCTGCTTTTTGCCAATTTGTTACAAAATCAAGAGGAAGTACTTCTGTTCTTTATGTGCCAGGCGTTTGGAATTATACCAATGA